The following nucleotide sequence is from Candidatus Delongbacteria bacterium.
AGTTGTAGAAACCGGTCAAATTTCCCGAAGACTTGAACAGAATGTGAATTTCATCTTTAAATATACTAATAATCGCAAATTTGTATTTGATGATTTTTTCCTGTTAAAAAATAGAACTCTTGTGGAATATGAGACAGGTAAAGAAGCCCTTTTTTTATATGATAATTATTTCGGTAACAATCTAAAAAATTCACAGTTCGTTCACAATCTCCTTCCAGAATACAGTAATATTAGGGATAAAAAATTATTCAAACTATTCACAGATAATGGAAATAAAATCAAATGGAAAGGTGATTTTATTTTTAACAACACCTATCTAAATTATGGATCTCATATTTATTTCGTAAGTGATTTGGATTATGTGAACAATACGGGTAGAATAAAACTTGTTGAATCAGGAGAGACAAAGATAAATTCAACCTATGAAATTGATGTGGAAGAGTATGAAAATCCATTCAAAAAGATAAGAATCGATATCAGAATCACTTCTATTCACAATGATGTTGATGGTATTAAAAATAAGGTGGAATTACCTTATCCAATAATCATCAAAGGTAAAGAGAAGATTGGTGTGATTATTGAATTTGAAAATAATGGAGAAATAAATATTTTAGATTATGGTCCAAACTGGAAAAAAATCAGAGAAGAAGTATTGGATGGTAATTTGAAATGTAAAATTTGTGGAAATGAAGATAATTTACATATTCATCATATAAAACCCCTTAGAAGTTTTCAAAGTATTGATGAAGCCAACAAAAAAGAAAATTTAATTGCTCTGTGTCCTTCATGTCATAAGAATGCTGAAAAAGAGTGTATTACCAGAGATGGTTTTGATGGTTTCAAATACTCTTATGAAAGATTTTCAGCCATTAAAATTTTCCGATTGGAAAAGGAAAATAGCAAATTGCTCTTTGCTAGTGATTATATTTTTGATATCAATAAGATGCAATCAGCTATAGAATATGCAATTGAAACAATAGAAACTTGTAAATGCCTTTGTGGTTGTAATGAATGTACAGGATTTAGCGATGATTATATGGAAATAAAAAAGAACAGCCTAAGTTTAGGAAGGAAAGTTTTGAATGAACTTAAAAAACTATCTAGAAAATAGGCTTGGTATTGACCATCAGATTATTCCAAATTCAAAAGTTAATGGTAACTTTACTTTCATATTTGATACTATTAGTACAATTAAAAATTTGAAGTTCAAATATAATCGTTTACTTCTATTAGATATCGAAACGACTGGTTTATCTTACGAAGATCCATTGTTTCTATGCGGATTCATTGTGGTTACTCCAAAATGGTTTCGACAAGAGATTTTCATCAATCTAAAATTTCCGGAAAACGAAAAATTTACAAGTTTATTAAAAAGTAAAATTGAGTTTTGCGATTTGATAATAACTTATAATGGGACTTGTTTTGATCTGCCAAGAATTGAAAATACAATTAGAAATTACCACATTAACAGATCTAAGCACCTAGATCTTTATTTTCTGATAAAATCAGGTCTAGAATTATCGAGAAAATTGGAGCATTATAAAAGTGAATACTCTTTAAAAGACGAGAGTAGTGCAAAAATACCGGAATATTTTATCAATTATCTAAATACTGGAGATAAAGAGATTCTCGATAAAGTTGTAATTCATAATGGTAATGATTTGATGGCATTGTTTAAACTACTGAAAGAAATAGCATTACATTTTGAAAATGTTGGGGAAAATTCTGATTTTTCTGAATTTGAATATTGTGGGAATCTTACACTCATCAAAGATATGAAGTTATGGTACTACAGGAAAGCATTAGCTCGTTGTTTTTTAACCAAAGAAAGAAACAGACTTTACAGAAAAATTGGTTTTTTGTTAAAATCAAATGAGTTTTGTAATGCTGCTATATACTGTTTTAAAAAATCATATAAAACTGAAAGAAAAAGCTCTTTTGAGCTTCATCTTCACTATTATAAAATTAAAAATTATGATAAAGCTTATGAACTTTACAAAAACTATTTAGAAATGAGTGATAAAATCTCTACTCATATGAAAAATAGACTTGAAAGACTTTATCTTTTATCAATACAAAAAAAGTTATTTGAAATTTAGTAAGGAGAAATCATGAATATTAGACATTTTAAACTGGAAAGGTATTTTGCTAAATATGAGTTTAGTGCAAAATATTTACTTAGCTCATCAGATTGCGATCCATTAAGCCAGAAGGAAGTTTTGAGTATGGCTAGTAATGAATTACTCTCGAAATGGGAACGTGTAACTCTTGGATATTCCGAATCAAGAGGAGACTCATTTCTTTTGAAAGAGATCTCAAAATTGTATAAAAATATTGCTGATGAAAATGTAGTTATTGGAGCACCTCAAGAACTAATTTTGCTTGCTATCATTTCGATATTGAAAAGAAATGATGATATTATTGTAACATATCCTGCCTATCAATCTCTTTATTCTTTAGCAGAAGATATTGGTTGTAAAGTAAGATATTGGACTTATGCAAATAATCAATTCGATATTAATGACCTGAAAATTATGATTGAAAAGAGAGTTCCTAGGCTTCTAATAATTAATTTTCCTCATAATCCCACAGGTTTTACTCCAAAGATCAGCCAAATTCACGAAATTATTGAACTTTGTAGAAAAAATGACATTTTAATTTTAAGTGATGAAATGTACAGATTTCTTGAAACGGATGAGATATACAAACTTCCTGCTATTTCAGATATTTATGAAAATGGAATTAGTTTGTGCGGTTTATCAAAATCTTTTTCACTTCCAGGTTTGAGAACTGGCTGGCTGGTAAGCAGAAGGGTTGATGTAATTGAAAAGATTCTTGAAATGAAGGATTTTACGACGATTTGTCAACCTTCAAACAATGCAATTCTTTCCATTATAGCTCTGCAAAACAGAGAAAATATAATTCGTAGAAATAAATCTATTATTCTCGAGAATGTTAACTACGTAGAGCAAGTTGTTAAAAATTACAGCGTTCTTAATTGGTTAAAACCACTATCAGGACCAATAACTTTACTTTCAATAGATTATTACAAAGGAATCGATCATTTCACAAAAGAATTAGTGGATAGAAAGAGTGTAATGCTGTTGCCTATTACAGTTTATGATTTTGTAGGAAATTCAGTTAGACTTGGATTAGGTAGAAAAAATTTTATTGAAGGATTCAAACTATTTGAAGAATTCTTGAACGAAGTTTTCTGATGATAATTAAATAAACTGTTTGAAGAGTATTAGGGCTATTTAAAGAATTATAACGGCTATGACTTTTTAGTAATAGCCTTACTTTTTTGATAAATTTATAGCAATAAATAGCCGTTTAAATTAAATCAAATATAATGATAGGATTATTTTATTTAGAAAACGAAGAGAAGATTCTGCGTTTACCTTACTTCTCAAAGATAAGCCTATGCCGGTGCAAGATGTCTATGAAATTCTTGTTCTTTTGGGAGAAAGAATCTTTTCTTCAAAAACTATACACTGAATGTAAATTATAGATATTACAAGGTAATTCATGAAAGAGCAAATGGTGATAGTATCAGAGAGAACATTTGGTAATAAACTATGTAAATGAGAAGATACTTCATAAAAATTATATCATTCTGTTAACTATTATTATTACAATTTCAATATTGATAGTGTAAGTAATTTTAAAAAAAAGAATTTTTTGATTAGACTTTGAGGCTAAGAAACTTTAAATTAAAATACATAAGTATAAAAATATAATCGTAAACCAAACCAATATAAAGATATCACATATGAATTTTCATTAGGGAGAAGAATGAAACAAGTAAACGAAACTAATAAAA
It contains:
- a CDS encoding HNH endonuclease, with protein sequence MQNVFSKYSNKLLDLPLSKFLEDEEYSIFESNYSDILLELGYWSISKIEENIVDVVSNSKFVMTPILSFLELNRIVNILAYKTLKLDKRVFIITDNVNLHESFSQSLSKKSKIISVDHFSKNDDIINSDLLIISIEELNYTILRKIRNNDFFINCGLVFIDFNPDKLSKQKLMTLYRCLLYLKFRKNCEFELFITSRIDEIERFVRFLFSDIFIYERKIELKSNFLIFKPKLKNRNPDFCYQISDIVSQIEIKKNDLIVSNRDNVVEMIKSISSKDQFNKNSFISSVISNSEFYKFTDQRIDNLIILDMDYGNHFLNQIMISNDIKNIIQVVETGQISRRLEQNVNFIFKYTNNRKFVFDDFFLLKNRTLVEYETGKEALFLYDNYFGNNLKNSQFVHNLLPEYSNIRDKKLFKLFTDNGNKIKWKGDFIFNNTYLNYGSHIYFVSDLDYVNNTGRIKLVESGETKINSTYEIDVEEYENPFKKIRIDIRITSIHNDVDGIKNKVELPYPIIIKGKEKIGVIIEFENNGEINILDYGPNWKKIREEVLDGNLKCKICGNEDNLHIHHIKPLRSFQSIDEANKKENLIALCPSCHKNAEKECITRDGFDGFKYSYERFSAIKIFRLEKENSKLLFASDYIFDINKMQSAIEYAIETIETCKCLCGCNECTGFSDDYMEIKKNSLSLGRKVLNELKKLSRK
- a CDS encoding ribonuclease H-like domain-containing protein → MNLKNYLENRLGIDHQIIPNSKVNGNFTFIFDTISTIKNLKFKYNRLLLLDIETTGLSYEDPLFLCGFIVVTPKWFRQEIFINLKFPENEKFTSLLKSKIEFCDLIITYNGTCFDLPRIENTIRNYHINRSKHLDLYFLIKSGLELSRKLEHYKSEYSLKDESSAKIPEYFINYLNTGDKEILDKVVIHNGNDLMALFKLLKEIALHFENVGENSDFSEFEYCGNLTLIKDMKLWYYRKALARCFLTKERNRLYRKIGFLLKSNEFCNAAIYCFKKSYKTERKSSFELHLHYYKIKNYDKAYELYKNYLEMSDKISTHMKNRLERLYLLSIQKKLFEI
- a CDS encoding aminotransferase class I/II-fold pyridoxal phosphate-dependent enzyme — protein: MNIRHFKLERYFAKYEFSAKYLLSSSDCDPLSQKEVLSMASNELLSKWERVTLGYSESRGDSFLLKEISKLYKNIADENVVIGAPQELILLAIISILKRNDDIIVTYPAYQSLYSLAEDIGCKVRYWTYANNQFDINDLKIMIEKRVPRLLIINFPHNPTGFTPKISQIHEIIELCRKNDILILSDEMYRFLETDEIYKLPAISDIYENGISLCGLSKSFSLPGLRTGWLVSRRVDVIEKILEMKDFTTICQPSNNAILSIIALQNRENIIRRNKSIILENVNYVEQVVKNYSVLNWLKPLSGPITLLSIDYYKGIDHFTKELVDRKSVMLLPITVYDFVGNSVRLGLGRKNFIEGFKLFEEFLNEVF